The Flammeovirgaceae bacterium genome contains a region encoding:
- the carB gene encoding carbamoyl-phosphate synthase large subunit, translating to MPRDRSIRSILIIGSGPIIIGQACEFDYAGSQAARSLREEGIEVVLINSNPATIMTDKVTADHVYLKPLTKKSIKEILEKHHIDAVLPTMGGQTALNLCIECDKAGLWQHYGVRIIGVDIKAIETTEDREKFRLKMLELGVGVCKGSTATSFLQGKEIAQEIGFPLVIRPSFTLGGTGGGFVNNPEDFDEALNRGLHASPIHEVLVEQSIVGWKEYELELLRDGAGNVIIICSIENFDPMGIHTGDSITVAPAMTLPDTVYQHMRDLAIRMINGIGKFAGGCNVQFAVNPETDEIVGVEINPRVSRSSALASKATGYPIAKVAAKLAIGYNLDEIRNAITKTTTAYFEPALDYVIVKIPRWNFDKFHGANRTLGLQMKSVGEAMGIGRNFQEALQKAAQSLEIRRNGLGADGKELRNQDELLHSLANASWNRIFHLHDAIKIGIPLKTIFNITKIDKWFLKQVEELVMIENEIEQYDLNSIPVDLLRKAKEKGFADRQIAHLLHCLESEVYKKRNDLGIKRVYKLVDTCAAEFEAKTPYYYSTFDTENESVSSNRKKIIVLGSGPNRIGQGIEFDYSCVHGVLAARECGFETIMVNCNPETVSTDFDISDKLYFEPVFWEHLYDIIQHEKPEGVIVQLGGQTALKIAEKLNKYDIKIIGTSFDSLDLAEDRGRFSTLLKDLGIPYPEFGVAKDPDQALEVSKQIGFPLLVRPSYVLGGQSMKIVINEKELESHIIDIWKHLPDNKVLLDHFLDGAIEAEADAICDGKDVYIIGIMQHIEPAGIHSGDSFAVLPPYNLGDFVVKQMELYTTKIAQALEVKGLINIQFAIKNDKVYVIEANPRASRTVPFICKAYDEPYVNYATKIMLGVNKLKDFTFRPVKKGYAIKEPVFSFNKFPDVNKELGPEMKSTGESIYFIDDLMDDYFMKVYSERNLYLSR from the coding sequence ATGCCCAGAGACAGAAGCATCCGTTCCATCCTGATTATCGGCAGCGGGCCCATTATTATCGGCCAGGCATGCGAATTTGACTATGCCGGCTCGCAGGCAGCCCGTTCGCTGCGCGAAGAAGGAATTGAAGTTGTCCTTATCAACTCCAATCCGGCCACCATTATGACCGACAAGGTCACAGCCGACCACGTGTACCTGAAGCCGCTGACCAAAAAATCCATCAAAGAAATTCTTGAAAAACACCATATCGATGCCGTATTGCCCACCATGGGAGGCCAAACCGCCCTTAACCTGTGCATTGAATGCGATAAAGCCGGCCTGTGGCAACATTACGGAGTACGCATCATTGGAGTAGACATCAAAGCCATTGAAACTACCGAAGACCGAGAAAAATTCAGGCTCAAAATGCTCGAACTGGGCGTTGGCGTTTGCAAAGGCTCAACAGCCACCTCGTTTTTACAGGGAAAAGAAATCGCACAGGAAATCGGCTTCCCGCTGGTTATTCGTCCATCCTTTACACTGGGTGGTACCGGTGGCGGATTTGTAAACAACCCGGAAGATTTTGATGAAGCGCTGAACCGCGGCCTGCATGCTTCGCCTATACACGAAGTGCTGGTGGAGCAAAGCATCGTGGGCTGGAAAGAGTACGAACTGGAACTGCTGCGCGATGGTGCGGGCAACGTCATCATCATCTGTTCGATTGAAAACTTTGACCCGATGGGCATCCACACAGGCGATTCGATAACTGTAGCCCCCGCCATGACGTTGCCCGATACCGTTTACCAGCACATGCGCGACCTGGCCATCCGGATGATCAACGGTATCGGCAAATTTGCCGGAGGGTGTAACGTGCAGTTTGCCGTTAACCCGGAAACCGATGAAATCGTTGGCGTTGAAATCAACCCGCGCGTGTCACGATCCTCTGCACTGGCCTCAAAAGCCACGGGCTATCCGATTGCCAAAGTGGCCGCCAAACTGGCCATTGGGTATAACCTGGATGAAATACGCAATGCCATAACCAAAACCACAACGGCTTACTTCGAACCTGCACTGGACTATGTGATTGTAAAAATTCCGCGTTGGAATTTTGATAAGTTTCACGGGGCCAACCGTACACTCGGCCTGCAGATGAAGTCGGTTGGCGAAGCCATGGGCATCGGGCGCAATTTTCAGGAAGCTTTGCAAAAAGCCGCCCAGTCGCTCGAAATCAGGCGCAACGGCCTGGGCGCTGACGGCAAGGAACTCCGCAACCAGGATGAACTGCTGCACAGCCTGGCTAATGCCTCCTGGAACCGGATATTCCATTTACATGATGCCATTAAAATCGGCATTCCGCTTAAAACCATTTTTAACATTACCAAAATTGATAAATGGTTCTTAAAACAAGTGGAGGAACTGGTAATGATCGAAAATGAAATCGAGCAATACGATTTGAATTCCATACCCGTTGACTTGCTCCGCAAAGCAAAAGAAAAAGGATTTGCCGACCGGCAAATTGCACACCTGCTGCACTGCCTGGAAAGCGAAGTGTACAAAAAACGAAACGACCTGGGTATTAAACGCGTGTACAAACTGGTGGATACCTGTGCGGCCGAGTTTGAGGCAAAAACACCGTACTATTATTCAACATTCGATACGGAAAACGAATCTGTTTCATCGAATCGTAAAAAAATTATTGTACTCGGTTCCGGCCCCAACCGTATCGGCCAGGGTATCGAGTTCGACTACTCGTGTGTACACGGTGTATTGGCTGCGCGCGAGTGTGGGTTTGAGACCATCATGGTAAACTGCAATCCCGAAACAGTTTCTACCGACTTTGATATTTCCGATAAACTGTATTTCGAACCGGTGTTCTGGGAACACCTGTACGACATCATCCAACACGAAAAACCCGAAGGTGTAATCGTACAACTGGGCGGGCAAACCGCACTGAAAATTGCCGAGAAACTGAACAAATACGACATCAAAATCATCGGCACTTCGTTCGACTCGCTCGACCTGGCCGAAGACCGCGGACGCTTCTCTACCTTGCTCAAAGATTTAGGGATCCCCTACCCGGAATTCGGAGTTGCCAAAGATCCCGACCAGGCCCTTGAAGTTTCCAAGCAAATCGGTTTTCCGCTGCTGGTGCGCCCCTCCTATGTGCTGGGCGGCCAAAGCATGAAGATCGTCATCAACGAAAAGGAACTGGAATCACACATTATCGACATCTGGAAACACCTGCCCGATAACAAAGTGCTGCTCGATCATTTTTTAGATGGCGCCATTGAAGCCGAAGCCGATGCCATTTGCGATGGAAAAGACGTGTACATCATCGGCATCATGCAGCACATTGAACCGGCCGGTATTCACTCAGGCGATTCGTTTGCCGTACTGCCTCCCTACAACCTGGGCGATTTTGTGGTAAAGCAAATGGAACTCTACACCACAAAAATTGCACAGGCCCTCGAAGTAAAAGGATTGATCAATATTCAGTTTGCCATTAAAAACGATAAGGTGTATGTAATCGAGGCAAACCCGCGGGCTTCGCGCACGGTACCCTTTATTTGCAAAGCCTACGATGAGCCCTACGTAAACTATGCTACTAAAATTATGTTGGGCGTAAATAAACTAAAAGACTTCACATTCCGTCCGGTAAAGAAAGGCTATGCCATTAAAGAGCCCGTGTTTTCATTCAACAAGTTTCCCGATGTGAACAAGGAACTGGGCCCCGAAATGAAATCCACCGGAGAATCCATTTACTTTATTGACGACCTGATGGACGATTACTTTATGAAAGTGTACAGCGAACGAAACCTGTACTTAAGCCGTTAA
- a CDS encoding MoxR family ATPase: protein MEEKLFENRVDLSALNASVQQIRNEIGKIIVGQQHLVDLLITAVLADGHVLIEGVPGVAKTLTAKLLARVIDVKFTRIQFTPDLMPSDVLGTSVFNVKKSEFEFKAGPIFANIVLIDEINRAPAKTQAALFEVMEERQVTVDGTTYTLEHPYLVVATQNPIEHEGTYRLPEAQLDRFLFKVVVAYPNLEQEVAIISGHHHRQGHAPVDEVKQVLSAEQIKAYRQVVQQVHVEDNLVRYMAQIVHETRNHPSLFLGGSPRASVALLNCSKAFAALNGRDFVTPEDVKFVAAPVLRHRIMLNPDKEMEGVTSDDVVKQIVDKIEVPR from the coding sequence ATGGAAGAAAAACTTTTTGAAAACCGGGTCGACCTCAGCGCACTGAATGCCAGCGTACAACAAATCCGCAATGAAATCGGCAAAATCATTGTCGGGCAGCAACACCTGGTTGATCTGCTGATTACAGCTGTACTGGCCGATGGCCACGTACTGATTGAAGGCGTACCCGGTGTAGCCAAAACCCTTACGGCCAAATTGCTGGCGCGGGTTATTGATGTAAAGTTTACCCGTATTCAGTTTACTCCCGATCTGATGCCTTCCGATGTGCTGGGCACTTCGGTATTTAACGTAAAGAAATCGGAGTTTGAATTTAAAGCCGGGCCAATCTTTGCTAACATTGTGCTGATTGATGAAATCAACCGGGCCCCGGCAAAAACGCAGGCTGCACTGTTTGAGGTAATGGAAGAGCGGCAGGTAACTGTGGACGGAACTACCTACACCCTGGAGCATCCTTACCTGGTGGTGGCCACGCAAAATCCAATCGAGCACGAAGGAACGTATCGCCTGCCCGAAGCGCAGTTAGATCGTTTTCTCTTTAAGGTTGTTGTTGCCTATCCCAATCTTGAGCAGGAAGTGGCCATCATCAGCGGCCACCACCACCGCCAGGGCCACGCACCGGTAGATGAAGTAAAACAGGTGCTTAGCGCAGAGCAAATCAAAGCCTACCGGCAGGTTGTTCAGCAGGTACATGTGGAAGATAACCTGGTGAGGTACATGGCACAGATTGTTCATGAAACCCGCAACCATCCTTCGCTGTTTCTGGGTGGCTCACCCCGTGCATCAGTGGCTTTGCTCAATTGTTCAAAGGCATTTGCCGCCCTTAACGGCCGCGATTTTGTAACCCCTGAGGATGTAAAGTTTGTTGCCGCTCCGGTACTGCGTCATCGCATTATGCTTAACCCCGATAAGGAAATGGAAGGAGTAACTTCCGATGATGTGGTTAAACAAATCGTGGATAAAATAGAAGTGCCCCGCTAA
- a CDS encoding diaminopimelate epimerase, producing MKINFTKYQATGNDFILIDNRSGNYTLTAEQVRHLCDRKFGIGADGIMLIENHPVLDFNLVYYNSDGSQSLCGNGSRAAVHFASQLGIVTNKASFHAFDGEHRGELQTPDTIRIKLNDVSEIKNYNSDIFINTGSPHLVRFVEAVASFPVVEEGRKIRYSEVFAPQGGTNVNFVEQLDNNTLFVRTYERGVENETLSCGTGVTAAALAAAQEGYQSPVTIKTLGGNLRVEFSQQTTKPCFTDIYLIGPAKKVFAGEVEL from the coding sequence ATGAAAATTAATTTCACCAAATACCAGGCCACCGGTAATGATTTCATCCTGATTGACAACCGGTCGGGCAACTACACCCTTACAGCCGAGCAGGTCCGTCACCTGTGCGATCGCAAATTCGGCATCGGGGCCGATGGCATCATGCTCATCGAAAACCATCCGGTACTGGACTTCAACCTTGTTTACTATAACAGCGATGGTTCGCAAAGTTTATGCGGCAACGGCTCAAGGGCCGCTGTGCACTTTGCATCTCAACTTGGTATTGTAACCAACAAAGCCTCCTTTCACGCTTTCGATGGCGAGCACCGGGGCGAACTCCAAACACCTGACACCATCCGCATCAAACTGAATGATGTATCAGAAATTAAAAATTACAACTCCGATATATTCATCAACACGGGCTCGCCCCACCTGGTACGCTTTGTGGAGGCCGTAGCGTCCTTTCCGGTTGTGGAGGAGGGAAGAAAAATCCGCTACAGCGAAGTCTTCGCTCCACAAGGCGGCACTAACGTAAACTTCGTTGAACAACTTGATAACAACACCCTCTTTGTGCGCACCTATGAGCGGGGTGTTGAAAACGAAACGCTCTCGTGCGGCACCGGGGTTACGGCCGCAGCGCTGGCCGCAGCCCAAGAAGGTTATCAATCGCCTGTAACGATCAAAACGTTGGGGGGTAATCTCCGGGTAGAATTCAGTCAACAAACCACAAAACCCTGCTTCACCGATATTTACCTCATCGGGCCTGCCAAAAAAGTATTTGCCGGAGAGGTGGAGTTGTAA
- a CDS encoding DUF58 domain-containing protein, with translation MKFLNALYLNNRLFVFTGMVVLAFIVSFIVSSLVIIPKILLLVFTALILTDVLLLFSPKRGLHGYRFTPDRLSNGDENEIRIYLENFYPFTASLEVIDEIPHQFQKRDVSFQLALASRSNKTITYLLRPVKRGEYSFGAVNGFVSSPLKLVKRRFRFSADALVPVYPSYIQMRKYELMAISNRLTEVGVKKIRRIGHNMEFELIKEYVAGDDVRTLNWKATARRTHLMVNHYQDERSQQVYSLIDKGRVMQMPFNGMSLLDYAINACLVISNIAIRKSDKAGLITFQNDINTTLPASRSNRQMAQIQEVLYNQKTGYRESDFSVVYSHIRRKITQRSLLLLFTNFESLYGMQRQLPFLKSLNRQHVLVVIFFENTELIALTTTPAHALQEIYYKAVAEKFAYDKKLIVKELQQAGIQTILTPPEKLTVNTINKYLELKARGMI, from the coding sequence ATGAAGTTCCTGAACGCTCTATACCTCAACAACCGGTTATTTGTGTTTACCGGCATGGTAGTACTGGCTTTTATTGTGAGCTTTATTGTTTCGTCACTGGTCATCATCCCAAAAATTTTACTGCTGGTATTTACAGCTTTAATCCTCACCGATGTTTTACTGCTCTTCAGTCCAAAACGAGGGTTACACGGTTACCGCTTTACCCCCGACCGGCTATCCAATGGCGATGAAAATGAAATCAGAATATATCTGGAAAATTTTTATCCCTTTACCGCTTCGCTCGAGGTAATTGATGAAATCCCGCACCAGTTTCAGAAACGCGATGTTTCCTTCCAATTGGCTCTGGCATCGCGTTCAAACAAAACCATAACCTATTTGCTGCGGCCTGTAAAACGGGGCGAGTATTCGTTTGGAGCCGTAAACGGCTTTGTCAGTTCACCGCTGAAACTGGTTAAACGCAGATTCCGCTTTTCGGCCGATGCGCTGGTACCGGTGTATCCGTCATACATCCAGATGCGCAAATACGAACTGATGGCCATTTCAAACCGGCTTACCGAAGTGGGGGTTAAAAAAATCAGGCGCATCGGCCACAACATGGAGTTTGAACTGATAAAAGAATATGTGGCTGGCGATGATGTGCGCACCCTAAACTGGAAAGCCACCGCACGAAGAACACACCTGATGGTGAATCATTATCAGGATGAGCGGTCGCAACAGGTGTATTCGCTGATTGATAAAGGCCGTGTAATGCAAATGCCGTTTAACGGGATGAGTTTGCTCGACTACGCCATCAATGCCTGCCTGGTCATTTCCAACATCGCCATCCGTAAATCCGACAAGGCCGGGTTGATTACTTTTCAAAACGACATAAACACCACATTGCCGGCAAGCCGCAGCAACCGGCAGATGGCGCAGATACAGGAAGTACTCTATAACCAGAAAACCGGCTACCGCGAGTCCGACTTTTCGGTGGTGTACAGTCACATCCGCAGAAAAATAACCCAGCGCAGTTTACTGCTGTTGTTTACCAATTTTGAATCGCTGTACGGCATGCAACGGCAGTTGCCGTTTTTAAAAAGCCTGAACAGACAGCATGTGCTGGTGGTAATATTTTTTGAGAATACCGAACTAATCGCCCTTACCACAACACCTGCCCATGCCTTACAGGAAATTTATTATAAGGCCGTTGCCGAAAAATTTGCTTACGATAAAAAACTAATTGTAAAAGAACTTCAACAGGCCGGCATTCAAACCATTTTAACGCCTCCAGAAAAACTTACCGTTAACACCATTAACAAATACCTTGAATTAAAGGCCCGGGGAATGATTTAG
- a CDS encoding T9SS type A sorting domain-containing protein encodes MKNVYSWIFIGGSLLLTNTRLQAQQFMGIKIKDHTVCYGHTTNHDFYVPPPEEYVQWKTGARTKTANIQVNYNGFTAQAQAAFQFAVDIWASLITSSQTITIDAYWQPLGAGILGGAIYTSAFANFDGAQKLNVFYPVALAEKMAGKNLNGTNSEIFTQFSSSANWHLDPGSPPPAGTFDLVTVVLHEIGHGLGFSGSFKILSSNGQGEVGVQSTGVPIIYDVPIKNGSNINLIEGFASPSSQLAGQLTSSSLFFDTPNSTNSRLFAPSTFSSGSSISHLDEATFNGTGDALMTPQIAPQERILAPGVALNMLNDMGWQQVFINHQALPNTENVTGPYTVTALVTSDNGFNAGTLRLNYTTDGNTFTQVTMAPTGLPNEYSAVIPSTGTPTTYGYFISVNDNNNRQFVKPGKFVRKQNTQLQALFVFEAGPDTKAPIISHSQKPFLLDTDTHLDIEARVTDNIGVASVVLEYLINDVPQTGQSFTLQNPGEDSIYRTTVNLGTGLANGDVLKYRIIATDNSSNSNQRTSPATGHYVLNVVGLAPTQNSYANDFNTPSDDFFGVGFSITTPSGFNNPAIHTTHPYPEGQGFPGGEYNYLYQLKVPIRIKAQEATLKFDEIVLVEPGEPGTVFGDPQFWDYVVVEGSKDGGFTWVPVANGYDSRDFSPWLTRYNSAISGNNSTAVGDPTLFRTRTLDLQNQFDTGDEVVIRFRLYSDQLAAGWGWCIDNLKIQIDETPPKILHNHTDYLKDEDDVLVITTAATDASGVESLKVEYNINGGAATEIEFDVDPPAATYTFSLAGLSTLPAGNFVEYRLAAVDSAGNTTTLPSSGFFKVPIINFSTPIATYANNFNSATTDFVGNFFSVAQPTGFSNSALHSEHPYSNGFGLDQTTNYTITLLKPITIASSNSLMRFDEIAIIEPTNLGIPFGSPNFKDYVIIEGSKDGGQTWLHFLDGYNARENSAWLGAYNTGSTPTPALFRTRLLDLKASGNFNTGDNVIIRFRLFATSSVNAWGWAIDNLYIQDATTGLENELASAIQVFPNPVVDWITIEASGLDGNVSVSMVNLQGQSLHYAEIQPEQGAVKHSINTSALPSGLYLLKLKTAKGTVIKKVAKVNR; translated from the coding sequence ATGAAGAACGTTTACAGTTGGATTTTTATTGGTGGCTCTCTTTTACTAACCAACACCCGGTTACAGGCCCAGCAGTTTATGGGCATAAAAATAAAAGATCACACCGTTTGCTACGGGCACACCACCAACCATGATTTTTATGTTCCCCCACCGGAAGAATATGTTCAATGGAAAACCGGTGCACGCACGAAAACAGCCAATATCCAGGTAAACTATAACGGATTTACGGCACAGGCACAAGCAGCTTTTCAATTTGCCGTGGATATCTGGGCCTCCCTCATTACCTCATCACAAACCATTACCATTGATGCGTACTGGCAGCCTCTGGGAGCTGGTATCCTGGGCGGTGCTATTTACACTTCGGCCTTCGCCAATTTTGATGGCGCCCAGAAACTGAATGTTTTTTACCCGGTTGCTTTGGCTGAAAAAATGGCCGGCAAAAACCTGAACGGCACAAACTCCGAAATCTTTACCCAATTCAGCAGCAGTGCAAACTGGCACCTCGATCCCGGTTCGCCACCCCCGGCCGGAACATTCGATTTGGTTACAGTGGTTCTCCATGAAATCGGTCATGGACTGGGTTTTTCCGGATCATTCAAAATTTTAAGTTCCAACGGGCAGGGTGAAGTGGGCGTACAATCAACCGGAGTTCCTATTATTTATGATGTACCCATTAAAAACGGATCGAACATCAACCTCATAGAAGGATTTGCCTCCCCCTCCAGCCAGCTGGCCGGCCAACTTACAAGCTCCAGTTTATTTTTCGATACACCCAACTCAACCAATTCGAGGTTATTTGCACCAAGTACGTTTAGCAGCGGCTCCAGCATCAGCCATTTGGATGAAGCCACTTTTAACGGAACAGGCGATGCCCTGATGACTCCGCAAATCGCACCACAGGAAAGAATACTTGCACCAGGTGTTGCCCTGAACATGCTTAATGACATGGGGTGGCAACAGGTGTTTATCAATCACCAGGCGCTACCTAACACCGAAAATGTTACAGGACCCTACACGGTTACGGCCTTGGTAACCAGCGACAATGGTTTTAATGCGGGCACCCTGCGATTGAATTACACCACAGATGGCAATACCTTTACACAGGTAACCATGGCTCCCACCGGTTTACCGAATGAATACTCCGCTGTCATTCCTTCAACCGGCACGCCTACTACGTATGGCTACTTTATTTCTGTAAACGATAACAACAACAGGCAGTTTGTAAAGCCCGGTAAGTTTGTACGCAAACAAAACACGCAGCTACAGGCGCTGTTTGTCTTTGAGGCCGGACCGGATACCAAAGCGCCCATCATCTCGCACAGCCAAAAGCCTTTTTTACTTGATACCGATACTCACCTGGATATCGAGGCCCGCGTAACCGACAACATTGGTGTTGCTTCTGTAGTACTTGAGTATCTGATTAATGACGTTCCGCAAACCGGGCAATCGTTTACGCTGCAAAACCCCGGAGAGGACTCCATTTACCGCACCACGGTTAATCTCGGCACCGGCCTGGCCAATGGCGATGTACTCAAATACCGCATCATCGCTACCGATAATTCATCGAACAGCAACCAACGCACTTCCCCCGCCACAGGGCATTATGTTTTAAATGTTGTGGGTTTGGCGCCTACACAAAATTCGTATGCTAACGATTTTAATACACCCAGTGACGACTTCTTTGGCGTAGGCTTCAGTATTACTACCCCTTCAGGCTTTAATAATCCGGCCATTCATACCACACATCCGTATCCTGAAGGTCAGGGATTTCCGGGAGGCGAATACAATTACCTCTATCAACTTAAAGTTCCCATCCGGATAAAAGCACAGGAGGCCACACTTAAATTTGATGAAATTGTTTTGGTAGAACCCGGAGAACCCGGTACGGTGTTTGGCGATCCTCAGTTTTGGGATTACGTAGTGGTTGAAGGCAGTAAAGACGGTGGCTTTACCTGGGTGCCGGTTGCCAACGGCTATGATTCGCGCGACTTTAGCCCGTGGTTAACCCGGTACAACAGCGCCATTTCAGGCAATAATTCTACCGCTGTTGGTGATCCCACATTGTTCAGAACGCGCACCCTGGACCTACAGAACCAATTTGATACTGGTGATGAAGTTGTTATTCGCTTTCGGCTATACAGCGACCAACTGGCTGCAGGCTGGGGATGGTGCATTGATAACCTGAAAATTCAGATTGACGAAACTCCTCCCAAAATACTCCACAATCACACCGACTATTTGAAGGATGAAGACGATGTGTTAGTTATAACCACCGCGGCTACTGATGCAAGCGGAGTTGAAAGCCTGAAGGTTGAGTACAACATTAATGGTGGTGCGGCTACCGAAATTGAATTTGATGTTGACCCCCCGGCTGCTACCTATACATTTTCATTAGCCGGCCTGAGTACTCTTCCGGCTGGCAATTTTGTGGAGTACCGCCTGGCAGCTGTAGATAGTGCCGGCAATACCACAACGCTGCCTTCCAGCGGGTTTTTTAAAGTACCCATTATAAACTTTAGCACACCCATTGCCACCTATGCCAATAATTTTAACAGTGCAACCACTGATTTTGTAGGTAATTTCTTCTCAGTAGCCCAGCCAACCGGTTTTTCAAACAGCGCCCTTCATAGTGAACATCCTTATTCCAATGGCTTCGGTCTGGACCAAACAACCAACTATACCATTACCCTGTTAAAGCCAATCACCATAGCCTCCTCAAACAGCCTGATGCGCTTTGATGAGATTGCGATTATTGAACCGACCAACCTGGGTATTCCGTTTGGCAGTCCGAACTTTAAGGATTATGTAATTATTGAAGGCTCGAAAGATGGCGGACAAACCTGGCTGCATTTTCTGGACGGGTATAATGCACGCGAAAATTCGGCCTGGCTTGGTGCGTACAATACAGGTTCAACGCCAACGCCTGCATTATTCAGAACCCGCCTGCTCGATTTGAAAGCCAGTGGTAATTTTAACACGGGCGATAATGTTATTATCCGGTTCCGCTTGTTTGCTACCTCTTCGGTTAATGCGTGGGGCTGGGCTATTGATAATCTGTACATTCAGGACGCCACCACCGGCCTTGAAAACGAACTGGCTTCAGCCATACAGGTGTTTCCCAATCCGGTGGTTGATTGGATCACCATTGAAGCCTCAGGGCTTGACGGAAATGTTTCCGTTTCGATGGTTAATCTGCAGGGACAAAGTCTTCATTACGCAGAGATTCAACCGGAACAAGGTGCCGTTAAACATTCCATTAACACATCGGCTTTGCCTTCAGGCCTCTACCTCCTGAAACTGAAAACCGCCAAAGGAACGGTGATTAAAAAAGTAGCCAAAGTAAACCGATAG
- a CDS encoding caspase family protein, with protein MYRLVLVCLALVLSLPSVKGQTYQKRLALVIGNSSYQNGGALKNPVNDARAISSALQNAGFEVLRYENLTQNQMKKAINDFGLKLRDYEVGLFYYAGHGIQHKGINYMIPVEADLQAAEQIEFDCVPADRILAFMDAASTKVNILIMDACRNNPFERSWNRSVEGSGLAMMNAPAGTLIAYATAPGKVASDGESANGLYTSVLLKYLKDPTLNIEQVFKRVRTEVTEKSHGAQVPWETTSLTGGDFYFTSKALPADNYKPADAIKTDNTTRELAGENPELALQFYTSGMEKYDQQNYKEAITDFTKSINNNPRDFQAYLWRGHSKYNLGYQNGKKDNKILEEAIADYSMVIQLDPANSDAYFYRANAKKLLDRYTEAIPDFTMAIKYDPKKWDNYYYRGLTYYLLKKYWAAIEDFTKTIELNNTIPENYYWRGANYYGAQEYEKSIEDFNQAIALNPEYLDAYFFKGDAYYELKDYEHARKAYEFYVDRKPEPDIMMMVAHCLYNTRQYDKALTKYNEVLKINPSYAEAYYWRSHLYFNGLSDKANAVKEINKALALDPNNATYLELQKEIKQ; from the coding sequence ATGTACCGACTGGTCCTGGTGTGCCTGGCCCTCGTCCTTAGCCTTCCTTCCGTAAAAGGTCAAACCTACCAAAAGCGACTCGCCCTGGTAATCGGTAATTCATCTTACCAAAATGGGGGCGCGCTTAAAAACCCTGTTAATGATGCACGTGCTATTTCCAGTGCATTACAGAACGCAGGCTTTGAAGTATTGCGTTATGAAAACCTTACTCAAAATCAGATGAAAAAGGCCATTAACGATTTTGGCCTGAAATTACGCGACTACGAAGTAGGGTTGTTTTACTATGCCGGACACGGTATCCAGCACAAAGGCATAAACTACATGATACCGGTCGAAGCCGATTTGCAGGCTGCCGAGCAAATTGAGTTTGATTGTGTGCCGGCCGATCGGATTCTGGCGTTTATGGATGCGGCCTCAACCAAAGTTAATATCCTTATTATGGATGCCTGCCGAAATAATCCGTTCGAACGAAGCTGGAACCGCAGCGTTGAAGGAAGCGGATTGGCCATGATGAACGCCCCTGCCGGCACCTTGATTGCATACGCCACTGCTCCCGGCAAAGTAGCTTCCGATGGAGAGAGCGCTAACGGACTTTACACCAGTGTACTGCTCAAATACCTCAAAGATCCCACACTTAATATCGAACAGGTATTTAAACGGGTGCGCACGGAAGTAACCGAAAAATCGCACGGTGCCCAGGTGCCGTGGGAAACTACTTCACTCACCGGAGGTGATTTTTACTTCACCTCAAAAGCATTGCCGGCTGATAATTATAAACCGGCTGATGCTATTAAAACCGATAATACAACACGCGAACTGGCCGGAGAAAATCCAGAGTTGGCCCTCCAATTCTATACCTCCGGTATGGAAAAATATGATCAGCAAAACTATAAAGAAGCCATTACCGATTTTACCAAATCCATAAATAATAACCCCCGGGATTTTCAGGCCTACCTGTGGCGCGGACATTCAAAATATAACCTGGGTTATCAAAATGGTAAGAAGGACAACAAAATACTGGAGGAGGCCATTGCCGACTATTCCATGGTCATCCAGCTTGATCCGGCTAATTCCGATGCGTACTTCTACCGGGCAAATGCCAAAAAACTGCTGGATCGCTACACTGAGGCTATTCCGGATTTTACCATGGCCATTAAATATGATCCTAAAAAATGGGATAACTATTACTACCGGGGCCTAACCTACTACCTGCTTAAAAAATACTGGGCCGCGATCGAAGATTTTACAAAAACGATTGAACTCAATAACACCATTCCGGAAAATTACTACTGGCGCGGGGCTAACTATTATGGGGCTCAGGAATATGAAAAATCAATTGAAGATTTTAACCAGGCTATTGCATTAAATCCGGAATACCTGGATGCCTATTTCTTCAAGGGAGATGCCTACTATGAATTGAAGGACTATGAACATGCGCGCAAAGCGTACGAATTCTACGTTGACCGAAAACCCGAACCCGATATAATGATGATGGTTGCCCATTGCCTCTATAATACCCGGCAGTATGATAAAGCATTGACAAAGTATAACGAGGTTTTAAAAATAAATCCTTCCTATGCCGAAGCCTATTACTGGCGCAGTCATTTGTATTTCAATGGCTTGAGTGACAAAGCCAATGCCGTTAAAGAAATCAATAAAGCGCTGGCACTCGATCCGAACAATGCAACCTACCTCGAATTGCAAAAGGAAATAAAGCAGTAG